In Caulobacter sp. X, the sequence GACGCGCCGCGACCGCCGCTGCTGCTGTTCGGGGCGGGCCACGTGGGCCAGGCGATCGCGCGGGCGTTCGAGCCCCTGCCGTTCCGCCTGTTCTGGTGCGACAGCCGGCCCGAGACCGCCGAGATCCCCGGCGTCACCGTGCTGGAGCCCGCGGAGATGGCGGCCAAGGCCATGGGCGCGCCGCCCGACGCCTACGGCCTCGTCCTCACCCACGACCACGCGCTGGACTACGCCCTGGTCTCGGCGGGCCTGGCGGGCGGCGGCTTCGGCTACTTCGGGGTGATCGGCTCGAAGACCAAGCGCGCCCGGTTCATGAGCCGGTTACGCGATGATGGTTTCTCGGAGGCCGTGCTGACCCGCCTGACCTGTCCGATCGGCCTGCCGGGCCTGAAGAGCAAGGCGCCGGAGGTGATCGCCGTTTCGGTGGCCGCCGACCTCCTGATGCGCCAGGAAGCCGCGCGCGTGCGCAACGACGAAAGTTCCAAGACGTGAAAGCCTATCGTGGGTCGATCCTGCACCTGCTGGACGACCCCACCCAGATCTCGCGCGCGGAGGCGGTCGCCTTCCACGAAGACGGCTTGCTGCTGGTCGAGGACGGCCGCGTGGCCGCCTGCGGCGCCTATGCCGATCTCGCGCCGCGCCTGGGCGATACGCCGGTCGAGGACCTGACTGGCCATCTGATCACGCCGGGCTTCGTCGACACCCACATCCACTTCCCGCAGGTCGACGTGATCGCCGCCCATGGCGCGCAATTGCTGGACTGGCTGGAGCAGCATACCTTCCCGGCCGAGGCGGCTTTCGCGGATCCGAAGCACGCCGCCCAGACCGCGACCTTCTTCCTCGACGAGTTGCTGCGCAACGGCACGACCACGGCCCTGGTGTTCGGCTCGGTGCACAGGGTTTCGGTCGAGGCCCTGTTCGCCGAGGCGCTCTCGCGCGATATGCGGCTGATCGCCGGCAAGACGCTGATGGACCGCAACGCGCCGGAGGGGCTGACCGACACCGTCGAGAGCAGCCGCGCCGACATGGAGGCCCTGATCGCCGACTGGCACGGCAAGGGGCGCCTCGGTTACGCGGTCACGCCGCGCTTCGCGATCAGCTGCAGCGACGAACAGCTGGCCATGGCGGGCGAGGTGCTGGCCGCCCACCCGGGCGTCTGGATGCAGACCCACCTGTCGGAAAACGCCCACGAGATCGCGGAGACGGCGCGGCTGTTCCCGGCCGCCAAGGATTATCTCGACGTCTATGACCGCTTCGGCCTGCTGGGCCAGCGCTCGGTCTTCGCCCACTGCGTCCACCTGCAGGGCGAGGCGTTCCAGCGGATGGCGGCCAAGGGCGGGGCGGTGGCGTTCTGTCCGACCTCGAACCTGTTCCTGGGCTCGGGGCTGTTCCCGCTGAAGGACGCCTGCGCCCACGGCGTGAAGGTCGGCATGGGCACCGATGTCGGGGCCGGCACGACCTTCTCGATCCTCCATACGCTGGGCGAGGCCTACAAGGTGGGCCAGCTGCGCGGCGACGCGCTGGACCCGTTCCACGCCTTCTATCTCGGCACGCTGGGCGGGGCGCGGGCGCTGGATCTGGACGACAAGATCGGCAACCTCGCGCCCGGCAAGGAGGCCGATTTCCTGGTGCTGGACCTGGCGGCCACGCCGCTGATCGCGCGACGGCTGGCGGCGGCCAAGACGCTCGAGGACAAGCTGTTCGCGCTGACGGTGCTGGGCGACGACCGCGTGGTGGCGCGGACCTATCTGGCCGGCGTGGAGCGGTGGCGAAGAGGCGCATAAAGATGCTCCCCCGTAATACGGAGGAGCTGTCGCGGAGCGACTGAGGGGGCGAGCTGGACGCCTGTCGCGTTAGCCCCCTCCGGCCCTCTGGGCCACCTCCCCCGCGCGCGGGGGAGGAATTTCAGGCATCACCCGTGCTTGGCCGCCATCGTCTCGGCGTACAGCTTCAGGAGCCGCTCGCCATCCACCGCCACCGTCACCGCCTGGATCGGCTGGTCGTCCCAGGCCGACGGGCCGAACAGTTCGCCTTCGACCTTCTGGCAGGTTTGGCCGAGCGCCACGCCCTCGGTCACCACGCGGACCGAGCCGCGCCGCACCGTGAACAGCGTCGGATCGATCACATAGGCCACCGCCGCGGCGTCGTGGACGCAGCAGCCGACGATGCCGTCACGGCCGCCGTAGAAGGCGGCGTAAGGCTTGGAAATGGCGTTCAGGAAGCCGCCGGCGTCGCTGCCGCCAG encodes:
- the guaD gene encoding guanine deaminase — protein: MKAYRGSILHLLDDPTQISRAEAVAFHEDGLLLVEDGRVAACGAYADLAPRLGDTPVEDLTGHLITPGFVDTHIHFPQVDVIAAHGAQLLDWLEQHTFPAEAAFADPKHAAQTATFFLDELLRNGTTTALVFGSVHRVSVEALFAEALSRDMRLIAGKTLMDRNAPEGLTDTVESSRADMEALIADWHGKGRLGYAVTPRFAISCSDEQLAMAGEVLAAHPGVWMQTHLSENAHEIAETARLFPAAKDYLDVYDRFGLLGQRSVFAHCVHLQGEAFQRMAAKGGAVAFCPTSNLFLGSGLFPLKDACAHGVKVGMGTDVGAGTTFSILHTLGEAYKVGQLRGDALDPFHAFYLGTLGGARALDLDDKIGNLAPGKEADFLVLDLAATPLIARRLAAAKTLEDKLFALTVLGDDRVVARTYLAGVERWRRGA